Proteins encoded together in one Quercus lobata isolate SW786 chromosome 3, ValleyOak3.0 Primary Assembly, whole genome shotgun sequence window:
- the LOC115982080 gene encoding peptidyl-prolyl cis-trans isomerase CYP40-like: MANPRCYLDISIGGEVEGRIVIELYKDVVPKTAENFRALCTGEKGIGPHTGVPLHYKGGHFHRIIKGFMIQGGDISAGDGTGGESIYGLKFEDENFELKHERKGMLSMANSGPNTNGSQFFITTTRTSHLDGKHVVFGRVIKGMGVVRSAEHVTTEEGDIPSQDVVIVDCGEIPEGADDGISNFFKDGDSYADWPADLDTKPDEISWWMKAVEDIKIFGNEYYKKQDHKTALRKYRKALRYLDVCWEKDDIDEEKSSSLRKTKSQIFTNSSACKLKLGDLKGALLDTDFAMRDGEDNVKALFRQGQAHMALNDIDSAVESFKKASELEPNDGGIKKELAAARKKIADRRDQEKKAYSRMFQ; encoded by the exons atgGCGAACCCTCGGTGCTACCTAGACATAAGCATAGGAGGAGAGGTAGAAGGAAGGATAGTGATAGAGCTGTACAAGGATGTGGTTCCCAAAACCGCCGAGAATTTCAGGGCTCTCTGTACCGGCGAAAAAGGCATTGGTCCTCACACCGGTGTTCCTCTTCACTACAAG GGGGGTCATTTTCATCGCATCATCAAAGGGTTTATGATCCAAGGTGGAGATATATCCGCTGGGGATGGTACTGGAGGAGAATCGATTTATGGCTTGAAATTTGAAGATGAAAACTTTGAGTTGAAACATGAGAGAAAAGGAATGCTATCTATGGCTAACTCGGGACCTAACACCAATGGATCCCAGTTCTTTATTACTACAACTCGCACGTCTCATCTAGATGGAAAGCATGTTGTATTTGGGAGGGTAATCAAAGGAATGGGAGTGGTTCGTTCGGCTGAGCACGTTACTACTGAAGAGGGTGATATTCCTTCTCAAGATGTTGTAATTGTGGATTGTGGAGAGATTCCTGAGGGGGCAGATGATGGAATATCTAACTTCTTTAAAGACGGTGATTCTTATGCGGATTGGCCAGCTGACCTTGACACCAAACCAGATGAAATTTCTTGGTGGATGAAGGCTGTAGAGGACATCAAGATTTTTGGAAATGAGTATTACAAG AAGCAAGACCATAAAACGGCTCTTAGAAAGTACCGTAAAGCTTTGCGCTACTTGGATGTATGTTGGGAAAAGGATGACATTGATGAAG AGAAGAGTTCCTCCTTGCGGAAGACAAAGTCTCAGATATTTACAAACAGTTCT gCCTGTAAACTGAAATTAGGAGATCTAAAAGGAGCATTATTGGACACAGACTTTGCAATGCGTGATGGGGAAGATAATGTGAAAGCTTTGTTTCGCCAAGGCCAG GCACATATGGCATTAAATGACATAGACTCTGCAGTTGAAAGCTTCAAGAAGGCGTCAGAATTGGAGCCAAATGATG GAGGAATAAAGAAAGAGCTTGCTGCTGCACGGAAGAAG ATTGCTGATAGACGTGATCAGGAAAAGAAAGCTTACTCTAGAATGTTCCAATAG
- the LOC115982668 gene encoding patatin-like protein 3 yields MYDNGATPLLDVYGDASSDMVDFHVSTFFQALGSKKNYLRIQDDTLTGDAASVDIATPENLQKLVEIGEALLKKSVSRVNLDTGRFEKIEGEGTNEEGLTYFAKLLVEEHKTRQKK; encoded by the exons ATGTATGACAATGGTGCAACTCCATTGCTCGACGTATATGGCGATGCAAGTTCTGATATGGTCGACTTTCATGTGTCCACCTTCTTCCAAGCCCTTGGTTCCAAGAAGAACTACCTTCGTATTCAG GATGACACATTAACAGGAGATGCCGCATCAGTTGATATTGCCACCCCGGAGAATCTGCAAAAGCTTGTGGAGATTGGAGAGGCGCTATTGAAGAAATCAGTGTCAAGAGTGAATTTGGATACTGGCaggtttgagaaaattgagGGCGAGGGTACTAATGAAGAAGGTCTTACCTATTTCGCCAAATTGCTTGTTGAAGAACACAAGACCcgacaaaaaaaatga